The Brenneria rubrifaciens genome has a window encoding:
- a CDS encoding PTS fructose transporter subunit IIC has product MNTRTNTVGQEIKRHLLTGISWMIPLIVAAGICIALGQVIGGPSVAEKTGSLAWMLNQIGGWGMGLIVPLISAAIAYSIADRPGFAPGLIVGFICGQIQTGFIGGILGGFLVGYTVLLLRRYIKLPVSMQGLMPIMILPLLGTIIAGLLMMTFIGQPIVWLQKALIQLLESMQGGSKFLMGAILGAMATFDFGGPVNKTMSLFADGMLVDGIYGPEAVKFVGSIIPPFGITLSFLLTRHKYTRAEKEALKAAFPMGICMITEGVIPIAARDLIRVVASCVVASAIAGGLIMVWGVEAPVPHGGMFVVPLFTRPLMFCLALGIGTVICGVMLSLLKKRVTQADEEFDDTDDHTVRDEDIKFTLE; this is encoded by the coding sequence ATGAACACCAGAACAAATACAGTTGGACAGGAAATAAAACGCCATCTCCTTACCGGTATTTCCTGGATGATTCCGCTAATTGTCGCCGCCGGTATTTGTATCGCGCTCGGTCAGGTGATTGGCGGCCCCAGCGTGGCGGAAAAAACCGGCAGCCTGGCATGGATGCTGAACCAGATTGGCGGCTGGGGCATGGGTCTGATCGTTCCCTTGATCAGCGCGGCCATTGCTTACTCGATCGCCGACCGCCCCGGTTTCGCGCCCGGCCTGATCGTCGGCTTTATCTGCGGCCAGATTCAGACCGGGTTTATCGGCGGTATCCTCGGCGGCTTTCTGGTCGGCTACACCGTACTGCTTCTGCGCCGCTATATTAAACTTCCCGTTTCCATGCAGGGCTTGATGCCCATCATGATCCTGCCGCTGCTCGGCACCATTATCGCGGGCTTGCTGATGATGACGTTTATCGGCCAGCCTATCGTCTGGCTACAAAAAGCGCTGATCCAACTGCTTGAATCCATGCAGGGCGGCTCGAAATTCCTGATGGGGGCGATTCTGGGGGCGATGGCGACATTTGACTTCGGCGGGCCGGTGAATAAAACCATGTCGCTGTTCGCCGACGGCATGCTGGTAGACGGTATTTACGGCCCGGAAGCCGTCAAATTTGTCGGTTCCATCATCCCACCCTTTGGCATCACGCTCTCTTTCCTGCTGACCCGCCACAAATACACCCGCGCGGAAAAAGAGGCGCTGAAAGCCGCATTCCCCATGGGAATCTGCATGATCACCGAAGGCGTGATCCCGATTGCCGCCCGCGACCTGATCCGGGTGGTAGCCAGTTGCGTCGTCGCCTCGGCCATCGCCGGCGGGCTGATTATGGTCTGGGGAGTGGAAGCGCCGGTGCCGCACGGCGGTATGTTTGTGGTTCCACTGTTTACCAGGCCGCTGATGTTCTGTCTGGCGTTGGGGATCGGTACGGTGATTTGCGGCGTGATGCTCTCGCTGCTCAAGAAACGCGTGACGCAGGCAGATGAAGAGTTTGACGATACCGACGATCACACCGTGCGTGATGAAGATATTAAGTTCACCCTCGAATGA